Sequence from the Bacteroidales bacterium genome:
TTTTGAATTATCCATTTGTCCGAATGTTGAAAATGTTATAGTTACTGCAAATAAAATTGTTAATTTTGTTTTCATATTTTTCAAGTTTTAATATTATCCAATTCTTTATCAGTTGTATTATTTTTACATTTTTTGTTGAGTAATTTTAATTAGTGTTTGTCCATAATGTCCGATTTCTTCGTTATCCTCATGTTTATAATCAGTCATTTACAAAAGTAAACTCCTGATTATAAACATTTCGGATGCCTCGAACTCGAACATTATGAAACAAACACAGACATTATAGACAGACTCTAATTACTTTGTTGTCTTTAAATTCGATTATCAAAATATCGGGGTCAAATACGATTAATCCGGGTGAATATCCTAAATCATATATCCAAGAATCATTTTTCGTATTATTTAATTCTTTGCCGAGCAATTCAATAACTTCTTGCTTTGTTTTGCCGATTAATATTTTGCCGGCAATTAAATCTTCAGATAATTCATATCGTTTTTCTTTATCATTCTTCCATTTTTCTTTATTGAAATCGTGAGACGGATAATATGATATTACGGAAAATAAAATATATAATCCTGCAATATACAATAAGGGTGTTATTATAAGAGTAGAAATCCATGTTACCGATTTTCTGATACTTATTTTTTTGATTATTTTTCTGTAAATCCAACGTAATAAGAAAAAAACGGGTATTGCAATAATAATGTTTATAAAAACCACTATCCCTGTTTCAAGTATTTGATACATAATGTTTTTTTTTAATTATTGGCTATGGTTTAGATATTCTCGGATGATTTTGCAATTACTGCGAAGCAGTGAAACAATAGTAACCACAGGTATAACCTGTGGATAATGTACGAATATATACATCAACACCGAAAGGTGTTGAACTCCTATCGGAGTTCTTTTTTATCTGTCCTATTCCTTCCATAGGTCGCACCTATGGTTACTATTGTTAAATCCCATTCGGGATTATTACTAAATACATATTTCACAGAATATCTAAACCATAGCCGAATTATTTTTATTATTTGATTCCAGACTCAATAATTAGTACCGCTTCAAGCACTTCAATATCTTTTATTGATTTTTCTTTTATTAATTGAAGAAACTCCTGTTTATCTGTTTCTTTGGAAATTCTTAAATAAACAGTTACGGATTTTGGGGGAAAATCATCTGAAATTCGAAGGACAACAGAAGAATTCCCGGCAATTAGTTTGACAGGTATTTTCCCTGCTATTCCTGTTATTATTTCAAAGTTTTCATCATTAATCCATTCTTTGAGATAAAGTTTCTTTGAAAAATCAATAAGCGGAAATCCGTTTTTTATTTCATCAGGAAAAAGCCTAAAATCACAACATGTTCTGATATATATTTTTTTATTCTCATCAATAACTTCATATTTATTGCAAGCGATAAAATCAATGTCTTCGGCATATAAATTTTGTATTTGTTTTGTTTTTTTGAATATATCCATAATCTTTTCACCACATTCCGGACATAAAAAAGGATTGTTTGAATATTCTTTTTCTGAACTATTATCCCAATTATTTTCCATCTTTGTAAATAAATTTGCACCTGTATTTATATCAATAATTTGAATATAACTGCATCCGGCTTCATCGCCTGCCATAACAATTTTATCTCCAAACAATTTGATATATACAGAGTTGCTGTATTGGCTGTGGTTAATATACAGTTGTTTTATTTCTCCTCTCCAAATTTCTTTGCCTGAATAAATATCAATACATACTAAATCCGAACCGCTTACAATAGGACAGTAAGCAGCAATAATTAATTTATTATTATTTACAACAGCTTTAACGGCAGTACCGAGAGATAATGCTTGATTAGGTGAATATTTCCAAAGTGTTTTTTTAAGTTTCTTATCTTTTAATTCAATTATGTAATTAGAAATTGTATTATCAATAATTGTTTCTGAAATACTGACTTGAAATTCTTTTCCGGTTTTATCAGCAATAATTATTGTGTCTTTTGCGTCTGAAAAGTTATTCGGTTCATTATTGATATTCCAAACAATATTTAATTTTGCAGTGTCAATTTCACCATCAATGTTAGACAAAAGTTTTAAATCATCTAAATCAAAAATATAATCTTTAAAGATAATTACTTTATTTTTCATGTCTTTTTTTTCTTGGCTGTTGCACGCTATTGCTAACGTTACGATAATTAATAATAAGATTTTTGTTTTCATTTTCATTAATTTAGAGTTTTTCTAAATATTTCTTTACTTCCAACTTATTCGATTTTTCTATATCGGCAGGTAAATTAATAATTTGTCCGGTGTAGTTATAAATTACAATATATTTATAATCATTATTGGGCAAAATTTCTTTTAAAATTGTGTATTGACTGTCAAGCAATGAACATCCCAATATCATTTCTTCGAATTCAATTTCAGAAGTTTGTTTAATATCTGAATAATCGTCATATTTTACTGTTTTATTATTGAAAATAATTTTTGAATCTACTTGCCAATCTTTTGTTGAAACATACAATCCAAAAGTTTTTTGTTTATTATCTGATTGTTGTAAAATATAAACATGATTTTCGTGACAATAAGGAACATTTGCCGAGAAAACTTCATGAGGTTTATACAAATTTGTTAAATCAAAAAGAAATGTGCCGCTGTCAACACAGTAACCGATTAAAAATCTTCCGTCCAATATTATTTTTATATCTGTTAACATTCCACTTTGTGCGTCTTGCCCAATTCCCCAAAAGTTTGGTTTATACGGGCCTAAAAGTTTGTTGTTGTACAAGTTCAGAATAAAAAAGTAATAACGAGAATTTATAAGAATAAATTTACGCTTTTTATCAATAAAATTTCCAAAATATAAATCGACATCCTGAATACCGGTATTAAATTCTGTTTCTTGTACAATCAGACCTGCTTCACGCTCTTCAGATATTTTCACAAAAGTCTTTAATTCATTGTTTACTTCTTTATTAATAATTTCAAAAGTTCTTCTGTTTTGATAAACAAATTTTTTGTTGTCTTCACTATAATCTTGCGAAAAACTGAATGAAGAGAACAGAGTCAGAACAATAGTAATAAATGCTGATTTAATCATATTTGAATTTTTTTAGAGATTATGCCATTGTTGCATTGTTTCATTGTTAAATTGCTAAAAAACAATCTGCCTGCCGGCAGCCGGGCAATGAAAACATTATTTAAAATTCCCGACAAAGCCGGTTTTTTTTTGAGCAATCAAAAAATCTATTTTATTTACTTATTAATTATCAAAGCATTTACAGGTATTGTTTTGTTAACTGACGGATAATTGAAGACAACAGCTCTGTTTTTTTTCATTAATCGTTAATCAATTTGCCGGAAATTTGTCATATAATCCCACCAAAAAAATCCTTTTGTTACTTTGGATTGTCTGATATTTGATTGAGCAATAATTTTTTCCGCCTCTTGAATTGTATAAGAAACATTAAATTTTTTCATAAGATATTTGAGCCAACACTTCCTTAAATCGGTTATCATAATTATACCGTCGGGTTTTGTAATTCTTTCAATTTCATTAAGCATTTTTACCGGGTTTTCGACTATGTGCAACAGATATGAATTTATTACAAGGTCAAAAGTATTATCCGGAGAATCAATTTTTTGAACATCACCTTTTTTCAGAGTAATTTGTTTTTCTAAACCTTCTTTTATTATTAAACTTTGACCTATTTTAATTAAAGGCTCTGCAAGGTCAATACCGATAATTTCCGTTTTGGGATATGCTTTCGCAATTTCGATTGCAATACTACCGAAACCACAGCCGGCATCAAAGACTTTCTTTCCGTTAAAATCACTTTTTATAAGAAGTTTAACAAATCTTTGACCTGTTTTTTCAATTTTTTTTTTGTTTTTTATATAATATCTCTCTGCCCAATCTTTATCATTAAAAACTTGCGGGTGATATAGTTTTTTTGGTTTCATCTGTTTGCAATTTTATTCACAAGTGATATTCAGTTATTTATGATTTTTTTTTGGAATTTGGTTATTTGCTTATTCGTTTATCCGGTTATTTCAGATAGCCAAATTATCAAATCAAGTGTCATTCATTGTCATTAGCTTTGCGTCATTCAATAGTCATTTTATTATGGTGTCAATTTTCACGTTTGAATGATAACTGAATGACAACTAAATGACAATTGAATGACATTTTTACAGCAAATTCATCTTATTTCTTTTGTAGCTCCGCTACGTTAAGTTTCATGTGTTTTTAATTATTTATCAAATCAGATAATTTCTCAATACTTGATTTTATTTCTTGTCTGTTAGTTTCAGTGTCATAAAGCACTTTAATAAGATGATATTTACCTTCAACTTTACTTTCTTGCAAAAATAAAATATGCGAACTGTTTATTATAATTTTATCTTCGCTGACAGGAACATCGGTTGTGTAATCTGCTTCAAAGATTTCATTAATATCTCCTGAAATAGTTTCTGTTACATTAAATTTTTGATAATAATAACAAGTTACGACAATTATTTGCCCGGGTTCAACAGGGTCTTCTACGGCTATACATTTTGCAATAATCGGTTTATGATATTTTATTTCATTAGTTTCCGATATCAGAACAATCATTGATTTTTTTACTGCTTCTTCTATACTAAATTTACTGCCGGGTAAATTATTATCAGTATTTATTGCTTCTTTTTCAATTCCGGTAAATTCAGGTATTTTTATTGCATAAGCATTTATTAATGTTGCGTTTGTATCGAAATGTATTCGTATTAATTTTTCAGCTTTTTCGTTTTGACTTCCGTTTTCTTGTTTTCTTTCTATAATATAGACGTAAGAAAATCCGATTGTGTCTTTGGCTGTAATATTTGACGGATAAGTTGCATTAATCTCATCGGGTAAAGTCAATAATTGAATGACATCTTTTTTATTCATTCCGAATTTAAGCTTATTCATATTATCAAATATAATATTTGTTCTTTGTTCGGAAGCAACATACGGATATTCAATTTGGGCATTATATGTTTTATTTTTCATAGTTTTGTTTTCTTGACTGCAACTGTAGAGTGAGCTTATCAGCCCTAATAGTGTTATTAATATGTAATGTTTCATGTGTAATAATTTAGTTATGTTATTAATAATCAGTGTGTTATAATTGTAAATAAATCCCCCTAACCCCCTTTATAAAGGGGGAATTTTCATCTTATTGTTGTGCCGATTTGCCGGCATGAGTGTTTCATTTGTTTATTTATTTTATTATTTTCCAATTTTTCAAAACAGATTTCTTTGCAATGTCTTGAATTAAAACAGCTTCAATTTCAATTTTTTTGTTTAATTCTTTTTTGCTCCAAGGTTCTTTGTTGTCAAAAAAATAAATTTCAGAATCAGCAAATTCCCATACAAAAGCTGCTTTTCCGCTGACATTAATTGTAGTTCCTTTATATGTTTGTTTCGGAAGTTCTTTCACTTCATAATCTTCCATAATTAGTCTGTAATGAGTTATACTCGTATCAGAAAACATTCCTTGTGGTGATTCTTCTGTTGAATAATACGCAATAGGGTACTTTTCTTTTTTAATTATTCCCTCAACTGTTGAATATTGTCTTCCCTTTTTAAAATAATTTATCAAATAAATACCGTTAATCAGAGTTCCTCCTTTCTGAAAATACACTTCTCCTGTTACAGTTACTTTTTCATTAATTTTATAAAACGGCCTTGTGTACATTTCTTGTATCTGAATAAATCGGTTTAAATATGCCACAATCGAATACTCCCGAATATAAAGACACTCATCATGTATTTCTAATCCACCCATATGTAATTGAAGAAATGGTAATGAATCTTGTCGATGTAATTTAAAATCGTGCTTAATACGCATTAATGTATCAAAAACTTCTCCTTTATTATTTTTGAAAACAGCTCTCATTATTGTGTCATTCTTTTGTATTAGTTTTACTTCTCCGTATTCATTAGCATATAATCCCTTGATTTTTTTAATATCAAATTGTTGGGCTGTTACCAAATTTGCCGGAAATAAAAAGCAAAGTGCCAATAATAGTTTATTTAATGTTTTCATGTGTCTTTTTTTATTATTTTTAATTATCACATAGGAACACCCGCATGCAAGCTTATTTTCGTTCTGTCAAGGTCTGTTCGTGCATTAGTCATTCCCTTGGGTGTTAATAATTTAGAATGGGTGTTTCATATGTTTACTTTTTTTTTATCAGATATGATAATTTATTAATACTTGATTTTATTTTTTCTCTGTTAGTTTCTGTATCATTAAGTACTTTTACAATATGATATGCACCTTCTGCTTTGATTTCCCCGAGTATCATAATATAAGGCTTGTCTTTTTGAATACATTGCTCATTATTAGGGATATATGTATTGTAATCACCCTCAAATTCATTGATTATTTCACCGGAAATTATTTCCTTTACTTCAAATTTATGGTAATAATAACAATGTTCAATTAATACTTGTAAAGGTTCGGGTGGGTTTTCTGTTGCAACACATACAGCAATAATTGGTTTTTGATATATTATTTTTTGTGTTTCGGAAATCGGAATAATCATTGATTTTTTTATTGCCTCGTCTGTTGTTATTCTGCTTCCGAGCAGTTCAGTATTTGCAGATTGCGGCATAATTGCATTAAACTCCGGTATTCCGATTGCATAAGCACTTATTAATGTTTTGTTTAAGTCAAAATGTATTGCTATTGATTTATCATTAGGTTCAAGTCTGCTGTCAAGTTCATGTTTCCTTTTAATGATATAGATATAAGAAAATCCTGTTGTGTCTTTGACTGTAATGTATAAAGGATAAGTTGCATTAATCTCATCAGGTAAAGTTAATATTTGAACAACATCATTTTCATTCATTCCGGGTTTTAGCTTGTTCATATTATCCAAGATAATATTTTTCCTTTGTTTCGAAGCTGAATAGGGATATTCAATTTCAGCATTATATGTTTTATTTTTCATAGTATTTTTTTCTTGACTGCAACTGTAAAGAGAGCTTATCAGCCCTAATAGTGTTATTAATATGTATTTTTTCATTGTATTATAATTGATTAATAAATAAGACTGTTTTTTTGAAATAATTACCAATAAGTATAATAATAGTTTATAAATTCCGTGATTTCATCATTGCTGTTATACTTGATGGTTTTTGTAATGAGTTTTTTTCGGTAAATATTTTCCTCTCTCCATAAAGCCTTATTGTCAGTATCATAATATGATATTTGCTCAATCTGTAATTGATTATTTACATAGCTGTAATTATAAAATGTACTTGAATATGGTTTTTGGTTATTTAGAATATAATTGAACCGGCTTTCTTTTATTAGTTCCTTTTGCTTATTATAGTCCCAAGTTTTTTTGTAATCTATATAACCGGTTACATATTTTATTTCTTCAATTTTTAAAATTGAATCATATTGAATAAATAATTGATTTACAATATTGCCGGTTTCTTGATTTATTACAACACAGCTTAACAAACTGTCAAATTCATTAAAAGTATATGTTGTTATAAAGTCTGTAATAGTTGTATCAAAACGTGTAGATTGGTAATTACCTGAAAAATTAAAATCGAAATATGCAGTATCAAAATATTCAATTATCCGGTCTTCTTTCTTTATTAACTTATTACTGCTGTATATATATTTTGTTGATGTGATTTTATTTCCGTCTCCTTTTCCGAGATAATCAATATATTTTTCATTACTTTCTGTTTTTTTTCCGTCATTATCAAATTTATAACAAGATTTTCTGCTGTAACCGGAAGCATATTCTTCTTCACAAGTTTTATTATCATAATAATTATATGTTGTTGTTCCGTTTGATGAGCTTTCTCCGCAGAGCAACTCTTTTTTTATTAATCTTCCGGACAGGTCGTATTTATAGTTTACGGAACAATACATATTCGGTTGATTATCAGCAAGTAAATATCCCTTACCATTATATTCTTTTTCAACATAAACAGAACTGTCTGCATTGCCGGTATGCTTTCCCCAAGCGACAACTTTTTTTATTTGCTGACAAAAAACAATATTATGCATCAGTAAAAAAATAACCGGTAATATATTTTTAAGTTTTATATTCATATTTTTTATAAAAGAGTGTTTTCTTAATGATTTTCGAATTTCATAAAATCATCTAATTCCCAATTTGTATCTTGTATATAAGCTTTTTTATCTTTTCCTGTATTTTTATTAAAGCCTATAATATATTTCTCACCAATTTTTAAAGTGTATATTTTATCAGATTTTTTCTTTTCTTCTTTAAATTCTTTGCTGTTTTTATATTCGTCAGGTAACATATTTCCAAATTCTTTAAAATATTGAAACTTAATTACAAATTCAGAATTTACAGAATCGCCTTTTGCAATTTTTTCTAATGAAAATTTTACAGCTCCCATACCCATCGGATTGAAAAATACTACATTTTCTACCCTTGCAATTAATATAAAATCTGATTTTAGTTTATTCATTTTTTTTAAATATATATTTTTATTCTCACCGTTTTCTATATCAATAATTACCGGTTCGTAACCGGTTTTGCTTATTACAACAGTCATTGGCGGACAAGCAAAAGGTTTGCCGTCAATGCTTTCTATACGAAAACATCCTTTTTTATCAGTATATGCATTATCAAATTTTGAATCTTTCTTTTTTACGAAAACACTGTCAATTACTTGTTTGGTTTCATCATCATATACTGTTCCGCCGGCAGTTTGTAAGCAATCGCAAGAGTAAAGCAACATAAAAAACAATACTGCTGTTATTAATTGAAATATTTTGGCTGTTTTTTTCATGTGTCTTTTTTTATTGTTTTTAATTATCACATAGGAACACCCGCATGCAAACTTATTTTCGTCCTGCCAAGGTCTGTTCGTGCATTAGTCATTTCCTTGGGTATTAATAATTTAGAATGGGTGTTTCATGTGTTTAAATTTTGCAATTAATTAATAT
This genomic interval carries:
- a CDS encoding class I SAM-dependent methyltransferase, producing MKPKKLYHPQVFNDKDWAERYYIKNKKKIEKTGQRFVKLLIKSDFNGKKVFDAGCGFGSIAIEIAKAYPKTEIIGIDLAEPLIKIGQSLIIKEGLEKQITLKKGDVQKIDSPDNTFDLVINSYLLHIVENPVKMLNEIERITKPDGIIMITDLRKCWLKYLMKKFNVSYTIQEAEKIIAQSNIRQSKVTKGFFWWDYMTNFRQID
- a CDS encoding carboxypeptidase-like regulatory domain-containing protein codes for the protein MKKTAKIFQLITAVLFFMLLYSCDCLQTAGGTVYDDETKQVIDSVFVKKKDSKFDNAYTDKKGCFRIESIDGKPFACPPMTVVISKTGYEPVIIDIENGENKNIYLKKMNKLKSDFILIARVENVVFFNPMGMGAVKFSLEKIAKGDSVNSEFVIKFQYFKEFGNMLPDEYKNSKEFKEEKKKSDKIYTLKIGEKYIIGFNKNTGKDKKAYIQDTNWELDDFMKFENH
- a CDS encoding outer membrane protein assembly factor BamE, coding for MKKYILITLLGLISSLYSCSQEKNTMKNKTYNAEIEYPYSASKQRKNIILDNMNKLKPGMNENDVVQILTLPDEINATYPLYITVKDTTGFSYIYIIKRKHELDSRLEPNDKSIAIHFDLNKTLISAYAIGIPEFNAIMPQSANTELLGSRITTDEAIKKSMIIPISETQKIIYQKPIIAVCVATENPPEPLQVLIEHCYYYHKFEVKEIISGEIINEFEGDYNTYIPNNEQCIQKDKPYIMILGEIKAEGAYHIVKVLNDTETNREKIKSSINKLSYLIKKK